A genomic window from Candidatus Saccharibacteria bacterium includes:
- the rpsD gene encoding 30S ribosomal protein S4: MARDTSPIVKQSRREGYALHPKAHKVMARKTGIPGQHAHGRQGKPSLYLTQLREKQKVRRIYGLLEKQFARLMKEADRRDGLSGENLLQLLELRLDNTVYRAGFATSRRQARQLVSHGHFMLNGRRVDIPSIRVKAGDKIEVRAHSAKTAYFAGLNEIVKDATGGGVGWVKADVKKMTVEVTGLPQREEAEPDINEQLIVEYYSR, translated from the coding sequence ATGGCACGAGATACATCACCAATTGTCAAACAGAGCCGTCGCGAAGGCTACGCCCTTCATCCGAAAGCTCATAAAGTCATGGCCCGCAAGACCGGTATTCCAGGTCAACACGCCCATGGTCGCCAGGGCAAACCATCACTATATCTCACGCAGTTGCGTGAAAAGCAAAAAGTCCGTCGTATCTACGGTCTGTTAGAAAAGCAATTTGCTCGTCTCATGAAAGAAGCCGATCGCCGCGATGGTCTATCTGGCGAGAACCTGTTGCAATTACTCGAGCTTCGACTCGATAATACTGTCTATCGCGCTGGTTTCGCGACGTCACGTCGTCAGGCTCGTCAGCTCGTTAGTCACGGACATTTCATGTTGAATGGTCGTCGCGTTGACATTCCATCAATCCGCGTCAAGGCCGGCGACAAAATCGAGGTTCGCGCCCATAGCGCCAAAACCGCTTACTTTGCAGGTCTAAACGAAATCGTCAAAGATGCCACCGGTGGTGGTGTGGGTTGGGTCAAAGCCGATGTCAAGAAGATGACCGTCGAAGTCACTGGTTTGCCACAACGTGAAGAGGCCGAGCCAGATATTAATGAACAGCTAATCGTCGAGTACTACTCGCGCTAA
- a CDS encoding DNA-directed RNA polymerase subunit alpha produces MSKAILNPSVSSIQPIGDNSATVTIEPLANGYGQTLGNSLRRVLLSSIEGAAITAFRIDGVSHEFTTIPGVKEDVVEIMLNLKSIAVKSFSDNPVEVSLVKKGGLVTAGDIKTTSDVEIVNPEQVIATIDEPKTELKIDFVIETGRGYQTIEESSARRIHSDMIAVDAVFSPVRRVRYAVEKTRVGDNVDLDKLTLTVDTDGSISSQDAFEQAAAILVAQYSALAGNTKIASSDLGSDGDQTVDLLGLPVEELNLSARTTNALIGANIKTVGELVSLSDEELNDLKGFGAKAREEVKDKVAELEF; encoded by the coding sequence ATGAGTAAAGCAATCTTAAACCCAAGCGTATCCAGTATCCAGCCAATCGGCGATAACAGCGCTACTGTCACAATTGAACCATTAGCCAACGGCTATGGTCAGACCCTCGGCAACTCGCTGCGCCGTGTGCTACTTTCGAGCATCGAAGGTGCTGCTATTACGGCTTTTCGTATCGATGGTGTGAGCCACGAGTTCACCACGATTCCTGGCGTCAAAGAAGACGTTGTCGAGATCATGTTGAATCTGAAATCAATCGCCGTCAAATCGTTCAGCGACAATCCTGTCGAGGTCAGCCTGGTTAAAAAAGGCGGTCTCGTGACTGCTGGTGACATCAAAACTACATCTGATGTCGAAATCGTCAACCCAGAACAAGTCATTGCGACGATTGACGAGCCAAAAACCGAGCTAAAAATCGATTTCGTTATCGAAACCGGTCGCGGCTATCAAACGATCGAGGAAAGCTCGGCTCGCCGCATTCATAGCGATATGATTGCTGTTGACGCTGTGTTCAGTCCAGTTCGCCGCGTTCGCTACGCCGTTGAGAAAACTCGTGTTGGCGATAACGTTGATCTCGATAAATTGACTCTAACGGTTGATACTGATGGTTCAATTAGCTCGCAGGATGCGTTTGAACAAGCCGCTGCTATTTTGGTAGCCCAATATTCAGCCCTAGCCGGCAATACCAAAATCGCTAGTAGCGACCTCGGTAGCGACGGCGATCAAACAGTTGACCTGTTAGGCCTACCGGTCGAAGAACTCAACCTGAGTGCTCGAACAACCAACGCATTGATCGGTGCTAATATCAAGACCGTCGGTGAATTGGTGAGCCTGAGCGACGAAGAGCTGAACGACCTCAAAGGGTTCGGCGCCAAAGCTCGCGAAGAAGTCAAAGATAAGGTGGCAGAGCTGGAGTTTTAA
- the rplQ gene encoding 50S ribosomal protein L17: MHRHGYRGRKFGRERDQRNALMRGLACSLITHQSIKTTTPKAKELRPFVEKLVTAAKKGDLANRRLVIARLADIKVGNLLVDQIAPQIKRDSGYLRITKLDENRVGDNAEMSRIEFVDTIKLGETPVVEEAKPVTTKKAAPAKAKSKGDK, from the coding sequence ATGCATAGACACGGATATAGAGGACGTAAATTCGGTCGCGAGCGAGATCAGCGCAACGCGTTGATGCGCGGCTTGGCTTGTTCTTTGATTACTCACCAGAGTATCAAGACTACCACGCCAAAAGCCAAAGAACTCCGACCATTTGTAGAAAAGCTCGTTACTGCAGCTAAAAAAGGTGATCTGGCAAACCGTCGTTTGGTGATCGCACGGCTTGCTGACATCAAAGTTGGCAACCTGTTAGTTGATCAAATCGCACCACAAATCAAACGCGATAGCGGCTATCTGCGCATTACAAAACTCGATGAAAATCGGGTTGGTGATAACGCTGAGATGTCTCGAATCGAGTTTGTTGATACGATTAAACTGGGTGAAACACCTGTAGTCGAAGAAGCTAAACCGGTCACGACCAAAAAAGCTGCCCCGGCGAAAGCTAAATCGAAAGGGGATAAATAA
- the rplM gene encoding 50S ribosomal protein L13: MADFKTYQKKAGEVEHKWIVVDVANVPVGRAATFIATRLTGKYDPSFTPHMDSGDYVVVINADAAKLTGDKTDVKAYYHYTGFPGGIKEKIARDVPMTSIIERAVRGMLPKNKLQADRMARLRVFAGADHDHAAQQPQKMEVK; this comes from the coding sequence ATGGCTGATTTCAAAACTTATCAGAAAAAAGCAGGCGAAGTTGAGCATAAATGGATCGTTGTCGATGTAGCAAATGTACCAGTTGGTCGCGCCGCTACCTTTATCGCCACTCGTTTGACGGGTAAATACGATCCTAGCTTTACCCCACACATGGACAGCGGTGACTACGTTGTTGTTATCAACGCTGATGCCGCTAAACTGACTGGCGACAAGACTGATGTCAAAGCTTACTACCACTACACTGGTTTTCCAGGTGGTATCAAGGAAAAAATTGCTCGTGATGTGCCGATGACTTCGATCATCGAGCGTGCCGTCCGCGGTATGTTGCCAAAGAACAAACTGCAAGCTGATCGTATGGCTCGCCTCCGCGTTTTCGCCGGTGCCGACCACGATCATGCCGCACAGCAACCACAGAAAATGGAGGTTAAATAA
- the rpsI gene encoding 30S ribosomal protein S9, whose product MADKAYFYGLGRRKEATATARLYAGKGKMTINNQDAAAYFDNNQSLIAELTDPLALVSKQTDFDITLLIKGGGVSGQVDSAKLAISKALASINDELKSTLSKAGYLRRDSRTVERKKYGLKGARRREQFSKR is encoded by the coding sequence ATGGCTGACAAAGCATATTTTTACGGACTAGGTCGCCGCAAAGAGGCTACCGCTACTGCTCGCCTCTATGCTGGCAAAGGTAAAATGACGATCAATAACCAAGACGCCGCTGCTTATTTCGATAATAATCAGTCGTTGATTGCGGAATTGACCGATCCACTAGCCCTCGTTAGCAAACAGACCGACTTTGATATCACGCTACTGATCAAAGGTGGCGGTGTGTCTGGTCAAGTCGATTCTGCCAAGCTCGCTATCAGTAAAGCTCTCGCGTCGATCAACGACGAGTTAAAGAGCACGCTGAGCAAAGCTGGTTACCTACGTCGTGATAGTCGCACTGTCGAGCGCAAGAAATACGGCCTCAAGGGTGCTCGCCGCCGCGAACAGTTTAGTAAACGCTAA
- a CDS encoding NAD(P)H-dependent oxidoreductase — MNILYINGHPDAKSFNAAIQRAYVSGIDTDKHEVQVLALGELAFDPVLRFGYREFMPEDADITRSQKLITWADHIVFAYPLWWGTAPSLLMGWIARVFTPGFSYNSKGLMYVTQHLKGKTADIIITSRAPRLMWGIAGNSGAKPLTRNLFTLTGIKKRKLFVLDQMSLKKDTITRRERFLDGIKRASASL; from the coding sequence ATGAATATTCTTTATATCAACGGTCATCCTGATGCAAAAAGTTTTAATGCGGCGATCCAGCGAGCCTATGTGAGCGGGATTGATACCGACAAGCACGAGGTGCAGGTGCTAGCACTCGGTGAATTGGCGTTTGACCCAGTTTTACGGTTCGGTTACCGTGAGTTTATGCCAGAAGATGCTGACATTACACGTTCGCAGAAACTCATCACATGGGCAGACCATATCGTGTTTGCCTATCCGCTGTGGTGGGGTACGGCACCGTCACTCTTGATGGGCTGGATAGCTCGTGTCTTTACGCCAGGCTTTTCATATAATTCCAAGGGGTTGATGTACGTAACACAACATTTAAAAGGCAAAACGGCCGATATCATTATTACCTCACGTGCGCCGCGCCTGATGTGGGGGATCGCTGGCAATAGTGGGGCAAAACCGTTAACCAGGAATCTATTTACGTTGACTGGCATTAAAAAGCGCAAACTATTCGTCCTCGACCAGATGTCATTAAAAAAAGACACCATCACGCGCCGCGAGCGATTCCTCGACGGGATCAAGCGCGCGAGCGCAAGCCTATAG
- a CDS encoding NUDIX domain-containing protein: MNTILTITHQDFFPDSPRLDTDTFRIREAARAVVVDENGRVALLKVGKHSYHKLPGGGIDEGEDKIEALSREFIEEIGCDANVIAELGAIVELRDKWELKQTSYCYLAKQFGPISEPEFTPEEIADGFSVVWVDSVDIAITLLENDRPTNYEGLFIQKRDLTLLNHALHQL; encoded by the coding sequence ATGAACACTATTCTAACGATCACCCATCAAGATTTCTTCCCCGATAGTCCTCGCCTCGATACTGACACCTTCCGCATTCGTGAGGCGGCCCGAGCAGTTGTGGTCGATGAAAACGGCAGAGTTGCGCTGTTAAAAGTCGGAAAACACAGCTACCATAAACTACCTGGCGGCGGTATCGACGAGGGCGAAGATAAAATCGAAGCCCTATCCCGAGAGTTCATCGAAGAGATCGGCTGCGATGCGAACGTTATCGCAGAGTTAGGTGCTATTGTCGAGTTACGAGACAAATGGGAGTTAAAACAAACTTCCTATTGCTACCTCGCAAAACAATTCGGACCTATCTCCGAACCAGAGTTCACACCCGAGGAAATCGCCGACGGCTTTTCTGTCGTGTGGGTCGATAGCGTCGACATCGCAATTACTCTATTAGAAAACGACCGTCCGACCAACTACGAGGGATTATTTATCCAAAAAAGAGACCTAACCCTACTAAACCACGCCCTGCACCAACTATAG
- a CDS encoding HAD-IA family hydrolase, with product MNKLQAAVFDMDGTLYQFPEGATFSKSPLGVAVRQNTADFLSREFKLSDEAAWNRYDELLRRYDGEMSLGLEREFGINRMRFFDETWDIDPENIIVPEPGLREQMERLDIQCALLTAAPRVWAKRAIGYIGIANLFGDNIITGEPDIRKPNPEVFRQIMNKVGSVASQTVSIGDQDFSDIVPAKQLGMRTVRIGQDENSVADLQARNVNDALVKLRQKGWL from the coding sequence ATGAACAAATTACAAGCAGCCGTCTTTGATATGGACGGCACACTCTACCAATTTCCAGAAGGCGCAACGTTTAGTAAGTCACCGCTCGGAGTAGCAGTGCGGCAAAACACGGCTGACTTTCTATCTAGAGAATTTAAGCTTTCCGACGAAGCAGCCTGGAATCGATACGACGAGCTACTACGTCGATATGATGGCGAAATGAGTCTCGGCCTAGAGCGAGAGTTCGGCATCAACCGTATGCGATTTTTTGATGAAACTTGGGATATCGACCCCGAAAACATCATCGTGCCCGAACCAGGACTGCGTGAACAAATGGAACGGCTCGATATACAATGTGCACTATTAACTGCTGCCCCGCGAGTATGGGCTAAACGGGCGATAGGCTACATCGGTATCGCAAATCTATTTGGTGATAATATCATAACTGGTGAGCCAGATATTCGTAAACCAAACCCCGAGGTGTTCCGTCAGATCATGAACAAAGTTGGCTCTGTGGCAAGTCAAACCGTATCAATCGGCGATCAAGACTTTTCAGATATCGTCCCCGCTAAACAACTCGGCATGCGCACAGTCCGTATCGGTCAGGACGAAAACTCGGTGGCGGACCTACAGGCACGTAATGTCAATGATGCATTAGTAAAATTGCGCCAGAAAGGTTGGTTGTGA
- a CDS encoding TrpR YerC/YecD has product MTTNPSFTDNDSTRQFVDVLGAIRDEVTMQKFLRDVMTEKEIIEMSARLQAAKMLRDGATYADITTSTKLSSRTVARISDWLRNGAGGYDIALDMINAHHPHVPPARA; this is encoded by the coding sequence ATGACGACTAATCCATCATTTACCGATAATGACTCGACTCGACAATTTGTTGATGTGCTAGGTGCTATTCGTGATGAGGTAACGATGCAAAAATTTCTACGTGACGTTATGACAGAAAAAGAAATCATCGAAATGAGCGCCCGACTCCAGGCCGCAAAAATGCTGCGTGATGGCGCAACCTACGCCGACATCACGACGTCTACCAAATTGAGCTCTCGCACCGTCGCACGGATTAGCGATTGGCTACGCAATGGGGCTGGTGGCTACGACATTGCTCTCGATATGATTAACGCACATCATCCCCACGTTCCGCCAGCTCGTGCCTAG
- a CDS encoding NCS2 family permease — MSAAKTKELSPIDSFFEITTRGSTVGREVRGGLVTFFTMAYILALNPLIIGTATDVNGLLLSGLPKLDAAGEVIGANVATSIAMVAAATALIAGLMTILMGIYGRFPIGLATGLGLNAILAYVLAPQMTWAQAMGLVVWEGVIITILVLTGFRKAVFRAVPRSLRAGISVGIGLFIAFIGLVDAGVVRKASGTPVELGIGGSLQGWPIGIFLITLGLLVLLFVRRVKGAMLIAILSGTVLSVIIEAVAHIGAHDATDNPAGWMLNVPQFTAFAAPDLGLIGRVDLFGGFNSAGAGLGLVLIVFSLLLADFFDTMGTIVAVGAEGDLLDESGNPPRTQEILLVDSIAAMAGGVGSVSSNTSYIESAAGVGEGARTGLASVVTGAAFLVSLFLAPLVNMVPSEAAAPALFFVGFLMMSQVSHVDWDDPEEGIPAFLTMALMPFTYSITAGIGAGFISYALIKLVRGKANQVHPLMWVVAALFIVYFAQGAISSLLA; from the coding sequence ATGTCGGCAGCAAAAACGAAGGAGCTGTCGCCGATCGACAGTTTCTTCGAAATTACGACCCGCGGGAGCACCGTGGGTCGTGAGGTTCGCGGCGGGCTGGTCACGTTCTTCACGATGGCCTACATCCTGGCGCTGAACCCGCTGATCATCGGCACCGCCACCGATGTGAACGGCCTGCTACTGTCGGGCCTGCCCAAGCTGGACGCCGCCGGCGAGGTGATCGGCGCTAACGTCGCCACCTCGATCGCCATGGTGGCCGCGGCGACTGCGCTGATCGCCGGCCTGATGACGATCCTCATGGGTATCTACGGCCGCTTCCCGATCGGCTTGGCCACCGGCCTCGGGCTGAACGCCATTCTGGCCTACGTGCTGGCGCCGCAGATGACCTGGGCCCAGGCGATGGGCCTGGTGGTCTGGGAGGGCGTGATCATCACCATCCTGGTGCTGACCGGCTTCCGGAAGGCAGTGTTCCGGGCCGTGCCGCGCTCGTTGCGGGCTGGCATCTCGGTCGGCATCGGCCTGTTCATCGCCTTCATCGGGCTGGTGGACGCCGGGGTCGTGCGCAAGGCGTCCGGCACGCCGGTCGAACTGGGCATCGGCGGCTCGCTGCAGGGCTGGCCGATCGGGATCTTCCTGATCACCCTCGGCCTACTGGTGCTGCTGTTCGTGCGGCGCGTCAAGGGCGCCATGCTGATCGCGATTCTGTCCGGCACCGTGCTGTCGGTGATCATCGAGGCAGTGGCGCACATCGGGGCGCACGATGCCACCGACAACCCGGCCGGCTGGATGCTGAATGTGCCGCAGTTCACCGCCTTCGCGGCGCCCGATCTCGGTCTGATTGGCCGGGTCGATCTGTTCGGAGGATTCAACAGCGCAGGCGCCGGGCTCGGCCTGGTGCTGATCGTGTTCTCGCTGCTGCTGGCCGACTTCTTCGACACCATGGGCACCATCGTCGCGGTGGGCGCGGAGGGTGACCTGCTGGACGAGTCCGGCAACCCGCCCCGCACCCAGGAGATCCTGCTGGTCGATTCGATCGCCGCGATGGCCGGTGGCGTTGGCTCGGTGTCGTCGAACACCTCCTACATCGAATCGGCGGCCGGCGTCGGCGAGGGCGCCCGGACCGGTCTGGCCTCGGTGGTCACCGGTGCAGCGTTCCTGGTCAGCCTGTTCCTGGCGCCGCTGGTCAACATGGTGCCGTCGGAGGCGGCAGCGCCAGCTCTGTTCTTCGTCGGCTTCCTGATGATGTCGCAGGTCAGCCACGTCGACTGGGATGATCCGGAGGAGGGCATCCCGGCCTTCCTGACCATGGCGCTGATGCCGTTCACCTACTCGATCACCGCCGGCATCGGCGCGGGCTTCATCAGCTACGCCCTGATCAAGCTGGTCCGCGGCAAGGCGAACCAAGTCCACCCACTAATGTGGGTGGTCGCGGCGCTGTTCATCGTCTATTTCGCCCAGGGCGCCATCTCGTCCCTGCTGGCCTGA
- the rsmD gene encoding 16S rRNA (guanine(966)-N(2))-methyltransferase RsmD, with protein MARLRIIAGEFGGRWISADVARATHPMGDRVRSALFAMLESRGGLQGARVLDAFAGTGALGFEALSRGADSVVFLERDKTAARVIKVNITTLSVENQAKVIQSGVAGWTNTNQDDKFDIIFADPPYHDTQFSTVAKLAKYLRPEGLMILSYPGRETVPDLDGVVVVDNRIYGEAALALFLLDSSKNNLADDTISAKM; from the coding sequence ATGGCGCGACTGAGGATCATTGCTGGTGAGTTTGGCGGTCGCTGGATTTCGGCCGACGTGGCTCGGGCTACGCACCCAATGGGCGATCGGGTGCGTTCGGCGCTCTTTGCCATGCTAGAGTCGCGCGGTGGACTACAAGGTGCTCGGGTTCTCGATGCCTTTGCTGGTACGGGTGCATTGGGATTTGAGGCTCTCAGTCGAGGAGCCGATAGCGTCGTGTTCCTAGAGCGCGATAAAACTGCCGCTCGTGTTATAAAAGTAAATATTACAACATTATCTGTCGAGAACCAAGCCAAAGTGATCCAATCAGGGGTAGCGGGCTGGACAAACACCAACCAAGATGATAAGTTCGACATAATTTTCGCAGATCCGCCATACCATGATACCCAGTTTTCCACAGTTGCAAAGCTGGCCAAGTATTTACGCCCAGAAGGGCTTATGATATTATCGTACCCAGGAAGAGAGACTGTGCCGGACCTAGATGGAGTTGTTGTGGTGGACAATCGTATTTACGGAGAAGCGGCACTAGCCCTCTTCCTTTTAGATTCCAGCAAAAATAATTTGGCTGACGACACTATTTCTGCTAAAATGTAG
- a CDS encoding FAD-binding oxidoreductase, protein MSKIADYLRERLTGEVSAEPAVRKRFATDGSVLQIAPQIVVYPRTTNDVRKLARFTWRLAERGQVLPMVPRGGGTDTTGAAIGSGAAVVFPAHMARILELDIKSQMVRVQPGLNLATLQEAMATHGLFLPPLPSDFKASTVGGAFGCNAAGTKSIKYGTLRDWTDRLEIVLANGEIIQTGRISKHELNAKKGLQTMEGEIYRSLDNLIEDNQELIQKLDESNTPNASGYALELVKAKDGSFDLTQLVIGSQGTLGVIVQAILKLTNRPTEVSMMAAAITGEQDLPTLTEDLLQLEPSELEFIDGGTLELIEQLGGGTPWKTVTDVKPVAMVFIEFDDRNRARKVKKAAKLLESAGVLDARVATEWEDQESLRSIHHSVSTITNYSHQGTSALPLAPDIAVEPSKVPLLVEKVRGLLRHHHIEGGVWGHLGTGVISVRPLINLANLGQRQIVFKLISELAEAAADLGGSLTGEFGEGRMASMATDDQNGQELTDLFVKVKQIFDPYGTLNPGVKSGSDQQTLLAHLRQEYNQSGAEFNLRG, encoded by the coding sequence ATGAGCAAAATCGCAGACTATCTTCGTGAGAGATTAACAGGTGAGGTGTCGGCTGAGCCGGCAGTACGTAAACGTTTTGCAACTGACGGCAGTGTTTTGCAGATAGCACCGCAAATAGTTGTGTATCCTAGGACAACCAATGATGTGCGCAAACTAGCACGGTTTACCTGGCGGCTGGCCGAGCGCGGTCAAGTTTTGCCGATGGTGCCGCGCGGTGGTGGAACTGATACTACCGGTGCGGCTATCGGATCTGGCGCTGCGGTCGTTTTTCCGGCACACATGGCGCGGATATTGGAGCTCGATATTAAATCGCAAATGGTGCGGGTTCAACCGGGCTTGAATCTAGCGACGTTGCAAGAGGCGATGGCGACCCATGGGCTATTCTTGCCGCCTTTACCAAGTGACTTTAAGGCTTCGACCGTGGGTGGGGCGTTTGGTTGCAATGCGGCTGGTACCAAATCTATCAAATATGGTACGCTGCGCGATTGGACTGATCGACTAGAAATAGTACTAGCTAATGGTGAAATTATTCAAACTGGCCGGATATCCAAACATGAACTGAACGCCAAAAAAGGTCTCCAGACTATGGAGGGCGAAATTTATCGTAGTCTCGATAATCTGATCGAGGATAACCAAGAGTTAATTCAGAAATTAGATGAATCTAATACGCCAAATGCCAGTGGTTACGCTCTCGAACTTGTCAAAGCCAAAGACGGATCGTTTGATTTGACGCAGCTAGTCATAGGCTCACAAGGTACGCTCGGCGTTATCGTGCAGGCGATTTTGAAACTAACGAATCGTCCAACCGAAGTCTCAATGATGGCAGCCGCTATTACGGGCGAACAAGATTTGCCGACATTGACCGAAGATCTATTGCAGCTCGAACCCTCGGAACTGGAATTTATCGATGGTGGTACATTGGAACTGATCGAACAGCTGGGCGGCGGTACGCCCTGGAAAACTGTCACTGATGTCAAGCCGGTGGCTATGGTGTTTATCGAATTTGACGATCGTAATCGCGCTCGCAAAGTCAAAAAAGCCGCCAAATTACTCGAATCAGCTGGTGTTTTAGATGCGCGCGTTGCGACTGAATGGGAAGACCAGGAAAGTCTCCGATCGATTCATCACTCGGTGTCGACCATTACGAATTACTCACACCAAGGCACATCAGCTTTGCCATTGGCCCCGGATATTGCCGTAGAACCGAGCAAGGTTCCGCTGCTCGTCGAAAAAGTTCGCGGTCTATTGCGTCATCACCATATCGAAGGCGGCGTGTGGGGTCATTTAGGTACAGGTGTTATATCGGTACGACCGCTCATCAACCTAGCTAATTTAGGGCAACGCCAGATTGTGTTCAAATTAATTAGCGAGTTAGCCGAAGCGGCCGCTGATCTAGGTGGATCTTTGACAGGGGAATTTGGTGAGGGGCGTATGGCCAGTATGGCTACCGACGACCAAAACGGTCAGGAACTGACCGATCTATTCGTAAAGGTTAAACAAATCTTTGATCCCTACGGTACATTGAACCCTGGTGTTAAATCTGGTAGCGATCAACAAACGTTGCTAGCTCATCTGCGACAGGAATACAACCAATCTGGCGCCGAGTTCAATTTGCGTGGCTAG